AGGAACAATTGCTGCTATTTTACAAGCTATCATAGATCCTGTTTCAATAGgcaaacaatattaaaaataaacaaacaaataaactcAACCTAATCAAATCTTAGGAAAAACCATCTGAATTTTAACtaaatcaaaactcaataaacacacaaaataaTAACCCGTTGAGTACCCAAAAACACGAGCCTTTTTCCAACCTAAAATGACCCAACAAAGTAATTGTATCTTTTGCCATGATCTTTGTTCTGCACCCAACAATCATTCACCAATATTCAAAACTTCACATTGATGACATGTCTGATGTTTAGATACTGATATGACACCAACCATATAATTACATTCAAAAACTTTTATTTCTGCAAATTATTATCAAAACTAAGCAAAGAGGAAGCCcaacaacatataatttaaataaacaatctaaaacaaagaaataaagaagaccaacaaaaacttataaaaatggaATAGACCTTGATTATCAAAATCGCAATCCTCGATACCACTACTGGACCCATTGTCGCTTCCTCCACTCTAAAAGACTTCGTCTTCGTCATTGGGTATGTTTGTTCCATTAATCCCGTTATTTGTCTTGTGTGTTGAAGGCAATCCTAACCATTCAATTAAATCCCCACAAAATcagtaaaattaaaaataaaaaaaaatcgaaaatgcaaattaaaaaaaattaaactatgatgaagaaaatgacCTGAATTAGAACATTTGTAACTTTAGTTGAGCAGTGAAATATCTTTCATGTATAAAGATTCTGGTGCTCATTCTGGGGGGATGGGTTCCAAAGAAGTCAAGATtgagaatatataaaaatatttttgaataaaaataaagtgaatTGAGGCAAATAAGGGGAAATAGAGATCTTACcagtaaaattgaattttgcgATTGTGATTGAGGCAGATAAGGGTAAACGTCTCTGCTTCTTAATCCTCTGTAAACAGTATTTTTGGAATATGAGCTATCTTGTCCCAATCCTCCCATGTTCCCTCTTTGCATCGTTCCTCTAATGTTGGGCAATCAATGATATCAAGAAGCTCAAGAGAAGTGAGGTGTCGAATACCCTCCGGCAAGCATCGCAATCCTCTACAACCCCAAATCTGTAGAGCTCGAAGGGATTGAAGACCTTCCCAGTTTTGCTCTGGTAAGGACTCCAACTCATTACAACAATTGATACACAGAGATTGAAGAGAAGTAAGGTTTTTGAACATCTCCTCTGGTAAGGATGTTATTCCTTCACCACTATTTAGGGTAAGCTGAGTAAGACCACGGAAGGTAGAGATTGACCTCAGTAACTCATTGTTACATTCCCATAAATGGAGGGATTTAAGAGATGGAAGACATGGCAGTCCAAGTTCAGGGCAATCCCAGATATCCAACTTAGAAAGACAAGGAAACATCTCCCCTCTTTCCACTTTCAATAATCCCTCTATGTTTGGTAGGGATTTTAAGTTGAGTTCCTCTAGAGATGGGAAAACGCTCACCTCCATACCATACTCAGATTCATCATCATCCAAGTATTTCAGATTATTCATACCATATAATCTTAGTTTTTTTAGAGATGGTAGTTTACCAAGTAACGGAAGCCGCACAATTTTGTTGCAAATCTCAAGTTCAAGAGAAATTAAATTACTAAGAATAATTATCCAACTTGGTAACGATAATCCTTCATAGTAATTTATTGTCAAGCATTTGAGATTTGAGTGAGGTTGAAGCACTTCAAGTACTTGCTCAGCACTAACCGTAGATTCCTCCTTGTATACCCATGACAAGCATAATTCATGAAGGTCTTTTTTACCCATCAAATTAGCCGCTTCAGCTTCAGATAAACTGCCAACATTGTTTAATCCTTTGATACTCAGTTTTCCACCGAGGTTTAGATCACGTAACTCTGTCAAGCTATTCCCTTTCTCTAAACTAACAATGTACACACTTAATGTTCTTAGACAAGTTAATTTTCCAATGTTAGGAAACATGAGAGACAAAGATTTACATCTGTCAATGACTATATGTCTAAGATTTTGTAAGCAAGCCAAGCGTTTTGGGAGACAACTCAGTTTACGACAGCGttttattttcaagatttcCAGTTTTTGTAAGTTGTAAATTGAGTTAGGCAACTTTTTTATATCAAGAGAACGAAGTTCCAAATACCTTAAATGAATTAAACTCCCTAGTGATGGCATCTGGATAAAGGATGTGCGTAAAACCCGAAGAGAAAGGTTTGTTGGGAAGtaatcatgtttttcttttgacaaaatacTACACAACTCAAACCATGTTCGCAAGGATTCAACTATTTTGAAAGCATCCTTGTCGAAGGATAACGAGTCGTTATTGTCAAAACTAATATGGTGTGTGCTTTTCGACAAACTAGTCAAGTTTGCATTCTCCAAATACATACATTCTTGCCCCATTACTGATTGAGCAAGATCATGGACAAGATCATGAATCTTGAATGAAATGTCGCCAGAAAATTCATCCATTTTTCTATCTTGAAAGAATGATTTTTGATACAATTCATCCCAAACCATGATGCCAACATCTTCAACCTCCATATTACCCCTAGATGAAATCAATCCATTAGCCATCCAAAGCCAAATCAATTTTTCCTTTAGGATTTCTGCATCTTTGGGAAATATAGCACAAAAAGAGAAACATTGTTTTAGGGCTGCCGGTAAATAAAAGTAACTCAACCTCAAAGCAGGCAAAATGGAATTTTCATCTGATAAATCCCAAAGTTCACTATCTTTAATTTTAAGCCATTCCTTTTCATCTTTCCTTGAGTTCATTAAACTTCCCAATGCTTTTGCTGCAAGAGGCAATCCATTACATTTCTTTACTATCTCCTTTCCTATTGCCACGAGATCAGCACGCTCTTCTTTGTAATGTCCAAATGCATATTGTTCGAACAACAGCCAACATTCACTATCAGAGAGAGAAGACAAACGATGATGAGTTTGGCATGTTCCTGTGATTGTTGCAACAACTTCATCACGGGTGGACAATAAAATGGAACTACCTTTGGATCCACAAGACAACACAGGTTTCAATTTGTTCCATTTCTCTCGTGTTAACCCTGATTCCAATTGTTCATTTTGATTCCATACATCATCCAAAACCAACAAATATCTTTTCCCTTGCAACAATCCTTGCACCTTTCTTTCCATTACAGCATACTCAAAGTCAGGACACTTCTCTAATGTGATAGATTCTATAATAGAACACAAAATCCTCTTTACCGAGAAAGTCTCAGAAACACaaacccaaatttttttttcaaaattgtcaCTCACCCTAACATCATTGTAGACCAATTGAACAAGAGTTGTTTTTCCAACACCACCTAAACCAACTATGGGATAGACGGAAAGGAAGTCAGAGTCCCTTGCTTGGGTGAGAAGAAACTCAGCAATCTTTTCTTTATCAACTTCTCGTCCAAACACTTTTGGTTCAGCAATAATGGAGCCGGTTTGGCGCCCTTCAGCTACTTGATCTGGGATTTCCCTAAGAGTTCCACCCATCTGTAGAGAAAACTTGTTCTTACTTTCAGCAATATCATCTAACCTCCTTGTAATCTCTTTTAACCTGTTACCAATCTCATGGCGAAACATGATGTTCTTTGGTTTGAAAGAGGTACATCCTCTCAGTCGACAAGACTTAATCGAGTACTCATCAAGGATATCATCGAGCACATAAACAGCATCTTTGAGGTCTTGTAACCATAGCTTAATAGAGAGTTCTTTGAATTGTTTCTTCTCAGCATCTTCAAGAACAGCCTTGATGCGAACTAAGTTGTCTGATAGCTTTTGAGCCTTTGACTTAATTCCAGAAATGGttgaaaattcattttgaaGGAGAGACGTCAAATTTTCAAACACAACTCCAAGCAAAGCGTCAGCCATTGTTTTtgtgaaaacaaattaaagagtTGAAAGTGAAATGATAAGATGATGAGAAATTAGTTTAGAAAGAGTGAGTGCTGAACCAAGCTGGAGACCTTTGAGAATAAAAGCAATGGTAGTAGGAACTCAGCAAGTAGGTGTTCAATAATTGTGAGCAAACATTCACGTACGTAGGCGTATTTTCAACCACAGATTTATGCAACTTGCTTGCAAGGTTCCATTATTATTGATTAGGTGTTTGTAGGACGCACATTTTCAATCACAAATTTATCATCGGGGTCCattattattgatattattTGTCTCTTTGTTTTCACACTTTGAATCTAGTCCCCACTGGCCACTTTAACCATTAAAACGTGGCCGACAGAATAATGATCTTTGGAGTAATTAGTTCTGGTGTGTGTCATTTACTCATATTTGTTTTGAGAATTGATATTTTTAACGTACATGCAAAGTAATGTAACATTACAAATATAAAATGCCATAAATTATGCTtcttaacataaaaaaattgctaATCATAAATGATCTACTTctcataaaaaaagaaaaactaaaaattccaaaaattaaaatatataacaaataaaattgtggCTCCATCCaacaacaatattaaattttttttgtagcttttctttgaattttttttcgtgAAGTATAGTTTAATCATCCATACTTGACCTTCAATTTCAAACATAATCGaattaatattaaatgtgtcttttttttttatactattaatgaatggaagaaaaacaaaaaacaaatatcattCAACCTATGTTCCAAACGTGTCTGTCAAATTAgtaaaacccaaaaaaatcaataacatGTTGAAGCACCAACTTTACCGTATCTTCATATTGAGGGATGCTATCGTCAGTCACTTTGACACTCTCGGTTAGGCACTCGCTTGCATATTGGACCacgtcacaatttttttaaaggcagTTACTTGTATACCGAGTCCCCAAGtttagctcttttttttttttttttttttatgtacaagAAAAAAAACCCCAAGTTTTGATAAACATAACTATGGCTTTTCGCTACTGTTCACAAGTACTCCGTAGTTCCTGCAACCTCAGTAGGAATCTGAACCGGCATCACCTTCACATAACCACAACAACCAGGGAACCAACCTTCAACTACATgtcaaccaaaaaataaatctttCCCCAAATTTCACAAGAGGCCAGGccaaatttttcaaataaattgtcTATCTCGCAAAAGTTCATATTCTCGTGCCAATAACCTTGCTTTGCATCCAGTAAattcaaaaacataataaaaaattattaacactccaaataccaaaaaagaaaaatgagaaactcaagtattttatttatttattttaaatggtTGTATTCCCTTTCTCTCTGTTACCCAAAATTAGAAGTGAGAAATTCAATGGGTTCAGCATACaaaagagattttttatttgaaaaaaaataatcgcTAAGATGAGCTTCTTCTCATGTTGTTATGGATCTTCTTCTCCAGTTATTCCTTCTGCTGCAACCATGGAGATCGAAGAGATTGGATTAAAGGTGTTTTTGGATCTGTGTGCAACACAGTTTTGAGaatatcataattaaaaaataaaacgttAGAAAATTCATTACTTGTTCAGCCGGTAACCGGTTCAAGAGATTGAAAAGTAAATGACGTGTCACCTATGCAAGGGAGAGTGACAGACCGCGACTGTTAGAACAACTGCTCCTAGCATTGCTCCTTCATATTATGTCTCTTAACCAAATCTAAATTTAAACTCATGCAAAAGTCAAACTCAATGAGATAGATTATGGGCATGAGCCCTAGCCACCTATAAACCACATGAATAATTCCATTTTATTGCCTCAAACTAATGCATCAGACCAATTGCACCATAACACTAAACATTAccacaccaaaatcaacatcaaagtAAAAGCACACAAACTAATGCAAAAACAAATTCTCAATTAGAATATCCTCACAAACGCAGCAAGTCGTTTCTCCATCAAGCCATctcaattcaaaataaaatttagacaAAATTGTATTCTAAAAGTCAAGAAAAATTACTTCCAATTTCTCTGAAGTCGTGTTATTATCCTTATGAACAAGTTCAGACATTATCTTAAGTGAACAAGTTAAAATATTGGgaatttctacggtacactcacaaaatgagatgtaccggtacactcacaaaatgaggtgtaccggtactcttactttataattttataaattaacgatcattttttatgtaataaatagttatttatcaatatttatattttatagaacaacatttcataagtaaaaaacatcatttcattgtttatacgaatcatagtaatttttttacatattatcgtaaaaaataatcaatgttctcaattatgaatgataaaattaggaaaaaaataataattttatttcgttgacacttttgatgaataaaatttagttattataattataaatgataaaaaattaatatttttcttcaaaagaaaaactcatttaactattaatttaaagagtgagtgtaTTGGTGCACCTAAATATATTGgatgtaccataaaatttgcctAAAATATTATCTTAAAAGCAATATTCGTAATCACATCTTTATCGGTGTCCCCATATCTAGTTTCTGAGTAATCAGAAGAAGCTTCTTCAACCCTTgtctatttaaaaaatgtaaattataaaaaaataaattgacaaataaaaaaaatgtaaattataaattaaaactagAATAATAAATGAATCACAATTATATATGTTTAACAAATCAACAAAAGATGTCATACATGAACTTCCTTAGAAGCGTCATTTATCCATTCTCCTTAAAGTTGGCTCCTTTTCAGTTTCACGATCTCTCTCTAAAAGCATATTTTCATCATCAcaaaatataattagatataaGTTATCAAGTCAATGATAAATATACCAAAAAAAGagagattttatatttttttatattataccGCGTCATAGCTAACAACTTGAAATAAATTCCTTCCACGTCTACAATTAATAACTTGTTTAGACTTATTTAATTTGTTCCTTTTACTAATTGTAACACAAGTAGAAATACAATGGATgtttactttaaaattaaataacctaTATCTATCTAATCTATATAGAAAAGAAATGTCctttgaatttaccattttgcccctataaggggcaatttggtaatctacttattggttgagtttttttttttaaataacaatggcctatgaatttccatttttgcccctaaccaattttttttaattattttctaatttttatatttttaataacttttaattattttctaatttttatttttttaattttttatcccaaattcagttgtttctacattgccgttgtgggagattaatgtatcgtttgacccgacatttttcaaacttctctacatttttaaggagaagttaggtcaaacacaatatcaattaagtacttactaaaaaaagtactttttttgaacgcataaaattgaatggaatgagctttgaccagaaGATGTTGAATGTTACTTAAAAATACTACTTTTCGAcgatttatttcacaaacacctcttttcaacttaCACCGagaaccttttctttattttttaatattatatatattttttaaaaatggcctatgaatttccatttttgcccctaaccaatttttttttaattattttctaatttttctatttttactaacttttaattattttccaatttttatattttt
Above is a genomic segment from Medicago truncatula cultivar Jemalong A17 chromosome 5, MtrunA17r5.0-ANR, whole genome shotgun sequence containing:
- the LOC11409553 gene encoding putative disease resistance protein RGA1 yields the protein MADALLGVVFENLTSLLQNEFSTISGIKSKAQKLSDNLVRIKAVLEDAEKKQFKELSIKLWLQDLKDAVYVLDDILDEYSIKSCRLRGCTSFKPKNIMFRHEIGNRLKEITRRLDDIAESKNKFSLQMGGTLREIPDQVAEGRQTGSIIAEPKVFGREVDKEKIAEFLLTQARDSDFLSVYPIVGLGGVGKTTLVQLVYNDVRVSDNFEKKIWVCVSETFSVKRILCSIIESITLEKCPDFEYAVMERKVQGLLQGKRYLLVLDDVWNQNEQLESGLTREKWNKLKPVLSCGSKGSSILLSTRDEVVATITGTCQTHHRLSSLSDSECWLLFEQYAFGHYKEERADLVAIGKEIVKKCNGLPLAAKALGSLMNSRKDEKEWLKIKDSELWDLSDENSILPALRLSYFYLPAALKQCFSFCAIFPKDAEILKEKLIWLWMANGLISSRGNMEVEDVGIMVWDELYQKSFFQDRKMDEFSGDISFKIHDLVHDLAQSVMGQECMYLENANLTSLSKSTHHISFDNNDSLSFDKDAFKIVESLRTWFELCSILSKEKHDYFPTNLSLRVLRTSFIQMPSLGSLIHLRYLELRSLDIKKLPNSIYNLQKLEILKIKRCRKLSCLPKRLACLQNLRHIVIDRCKSLSLMFPNIGKLTCLRTLSVYIVSLEKGNSLTELRDLNLGGKLSIKGLNNVGSLSEAEAANLMGKKDLHELCLSWVYKEESTVSAEQVLEVLQPHSNLKCLTINYYEGLSLPSWIIILSNLISLELEICNKIVRLPLLGKLPSLKKLRLYGMNNLKYLDDDESEYGMEVSVFPSLEELNLKSLPNIEGLLKVERGEMFPCLSKLDIWDCPELGLPCLPSLKSLHLWECNNELLRSISTFRGLTQLTLNSGEGITSLPEEMFKNLTSLQSLCINCCNELESLPEQNWEGLQSLRALQIWGCRGLRCLPEGIRHLTSLELLDIIDCPTLEERCKEGTWEDWDKIAHIPKILFTED